The Streptomyces sp. NBC_00286 nucleotide sequence CGCGCGTACTGATCAGCGACGCGCACGCACGGCGACTGAAGGAGTACGAGGGGGAGCTGGCGGCCGAGTTCGAGGGGGTCGCGGCGCTCGCCTGCGACGTCACCGACGAGGCGCAGGTGCAGGCGCTCTTCGACACCGCCCTGCAGCTGCACGGGCGGCTGGACATCGTGGTCAACAACGCCGGTCTGGGCGGGACTTCGGACCTCGTCGACATGACGGACGAGCAGTGGTCGAGGGTGCTCGACGTGACGCTGAACGGGACGTTCCGGTGCGTACGCGCGGCCCTGCGGGCCTTCCGCGACGGTGGACACGGTGGCGTGATCGTCAACAACGCCTCCGTCGTCGGCTGGCGCGCCCAGGTCGGCCAGGCGCACTACGCCGCCGCGAAGGCGGGCGTGATGGCGCTGACCCGGTGCGCGGCCGTGGAGGCGGCCGAGTACGGGGTGCGGGTGAACGCCGTGTCGCCCAGCCTCGCCATGCACCCCCACCTCGTGAAGGTCACCAGCCCCGAACTGCTGGAGGAGCTCACCGAGCGCGAGGCCTTCGGGCGGTATGCCGAGCCCTGGGAGGTGGCCAACGTGATCGTGTTCCTCGCGTCCGGCTATTCCTCGTACATGACGGGCGAGGTCGTCTCCGTCAGCAGCCAACACGCCTAGGACGACAGACGACAATGGAACCGTGCCTACGAAGAAGAAGCCCCAGGTGACCGCCTCGCCCGCCAGGCGCAGTGAACTCCTCGGCACCGCCGCCGAGGTCTTCGCCGAGCAGGGCTACAACGCCACCACCGTCCGCAAGATCGCCGACCACGCGGGCATGCTCGCGGGCAGCCTCTACTACCACTTCGACTCCAAGGAATCGATGCTGGAAGAGATCCTGCGGACCTTCCTGGACGAGCTGTGGGACGGGTACGACACCGTCCTGGATGCCGAGCTCGGGCCCCGGGAGACGCTGGAGGCCCTGGTCATCGAGTCCTTCCGGGAGATCGACCGGCACCGCGCGGCCGTCGCCATCTACCAGAAGGAGTCCAAGCACCTGGTGTCGCAGGAGCGCTTCGCGTTCCTCGCCGACTCGCAGCGCAAGTTCGAGAAGGCCTGGCTGAGCACGCTGGAGCGGGGGGTGGCCGCCGAGGTGTTCCGGGCGGACCTCGACATACGGCTCACCTACCGGTTCGTCCGCGACACGGTGTGGGTCGCCGCGTCCTGGTACCGGCCCGGCGGACAGCACGGCCCCGAGGAGATCGCCCGGCAGTACCTGTCGATGGTGCTGGACGGGATCGCAGTACGTACGTAACCGAACTGGGTCGCACCGGATCGACCTCGAACCGGACCGACCGTAGCCGAACTGGATCGACTTGATCTGACTGGGAGTTGTCATGGCCGAGACCTACATCGTCGAAGCGGTCCGTACGCCCGTCGGGCGGCGCAAAGGGGGCCTGAGCGGGGTGCATCCCGCCGACCTTGGCGCGCATGTGCTGAAGGCTCTCGTCGCGCGCTGCGGAGTCGACCCGGCCGCTGTCGAGGACGTCGTCTTCGGCTGTCTGGACACCGTGGGGCCGCAGGCCGGTGATATCGCGAGGACGTGCTGGCTGGCGGCCGGACTGCCCGAGGAGGTGCCGGGCGTGACGGTCGACCGGCAGTGCGGTTCGTCGCAGCAGGCCGTGCACTTCGCCGCGCAGGGTGTGCTGTCCGGCACGCAGGACCTGGTGGTCGCGGGCGGGGTCCAGAACATGACGCAGGTCCCCATCGGCTTCGCCTCCGGGCGGGCCACCGCTCCGCTGGGGCTCACGGAGGGGCCGTTCGCGGGAAGCGAGGGGTGGCGGGCCCGGTACGGGGACCAGCCGGTCAACCAGTTCGTCGGCGCCGAGATGATCGCCGCCAAGTGGGGCATCAGCCGCCTCGACCAGGAGGAGTTCGCGCTGCGGTCCCATCAGCGGGCTCTCGGGGCGATCGACGAAGGCCGCTTCGCGCGCGAGACCGTGCCGTACGGCGACGTCACGGTCGACGAAGGGCCGCGCCGGGACACCTCACTGGAGAAGATGGCGGGCCTGAAGCCGGTCATCGACGGCGGCACCATCACCGCGGCCTGTTCCTCCCAGGTCTCCGACGGTGCCGCCGCGATGCTGCTGGCCTCCGAGCGGGCGGTACGCGAACACGGCCTGACGCCCCGCGCGCGCGTGCACCACCTCTCCGTACGAGGCGAGGACCCGATCCGCATGCTCACGGCCCCGATCCCGGCCACCGCACACGCCCTCAAGAAGACCGGCCTGACCATCGACGACATCGACCTCGTGGAGATCAACGAAGCCTTCGCCCCCGTCGTCCTGGCCTGGCTGAAGGAGACGGGCGCGGATCCGGCAAAGGTCAACGTCAACGGAGGCGCGATCGCCCTCGGCCACCCGCTGGGCGCGACCGGCGTCAAGCTGATGACGACGCTGCTGCACGAACTGGAGCGCACGGGAGGCCGGTTCGGCCTGCAGACGATGTGCGAGGGGGGCGGTCAGGCGAACGTGACGATCATCGAACGGCTCTCTTGATTCAGAGGGAGCGGTACACGTCGCGCCGGTTGCCGACCTTGACGACGAGAATGATGAGCTGGCCGTCGTCGATGCAGTAAGCCACGCGGAAGTCACCGACGCGCAACCGGTACAGGTCATCGTGGCCGGAGAGCTTCTTCACGTCGGCGTCGTCGCGGTACGGATCGTCGCCGAGCCGCGTGAGCGCAGTGAGGATGCGCATGGCGCTGGTTCGGTCGATGGTCCGGAGTTGGCGCTGGGCGGTGGCCGTGAATCGGAACGCGTACTTCACGCGGCGCCCCGGTCGTCGGTCTCGCTGAACAGATCCGCAAGGACCTCGGCCATGCTCACCGTGGACTCGTCGAGGTGCTGGAGCGCTTCGCGGGCCAGCAGTTCGTCTGCCGCGTCCTCAAGCGCGTCGTAATCCGGCATGGGCACGAGCGCGGCGACCGGGGTGCCATTGCGAGTGATCACGGTCGCCTCGCCTGCCTCGGCCTTGTCGAGGATCGAGGCGAACCCTGCACGGGCTTCGCGAATGCTCTTGGTCTCGGACATACCTCGAGTGTACGCGGTGGCGTGTACAACGGTCACCGATCGGCCATAGCCAGCTCCTGAAGCACCCCCTCCGCCTCCGTCATCACGCGTTCCACCAGCTCCGCGCACGACGGCAGGTCCTCGATCACGCCGGCCACCTGGCCCGATGCCATCACCCCCAGATCCGTACGCCCCTCGACCATCGACGCGCGCAGCAGCATCGGCGTGTTCGCGGCGAGCAGGACCTGGCCCCAGGACAGGTTCTTGCCGTGCTTCATGGCGAGACCGTCGCGGATCAGCGCGGGCCAGGTGAGGCCGGAGAGCTTGCGGAACGTGGCGGCTCGGCGCACTGCCCGCGCCAGGGATCTTGTACGGCCCGCTCCCTCAAGGGAGTTGACCAGGTCCGTGCGGAGCATGCGGTGGGGCAGTCCGTCCACTTCCCTCGTCACCGTGACGTCCTTGACCGTCGCCGTCAGGTACTCGGCCTTCACGGCGTCCGGGACCGTGGAGTCCGAGGTGAGCAGGAAGCGGGTGCCCATCGCGATGCCCGCCGCGCCGTACGCGAGCGCCGCGACCAGGCCCCGGCCGTCGAAGAAGCCGCCCGCTGCCACGACCGGTATCTCCACCGCGTCCACGACCTGCGGCAACAGCACCGTCGTCGCCACCTCGCCCGTGTGCCCGCCGCCCTCGCCGCCCTGCACGATCACCGCGTCGGCGCCCCAGGCCGCGACCTTCTCGGCATGGCGGCGGGCCCCTACGGACGGGATGACGACGACACCCGCGTCCTTCAGCTCGGTGATCAGCTCACGGGAAGGCGCGAGCGCGAACGAGGCGACCTTCACGCCCTCGTCGATGATGATCCGCACCCGGTCGTGGGCATCGCCCGCGTCCGCCCGCAGGTTCACACCGAACGGCGCGTCCGTACGGGACTTGACCTCCCGGACGGCCCTCCTCAGCTCCTCCAGGCCCATGGTCGCGGAGGCCAGGATCCCCAGAGCGCCCGCGTTCGCGGAGGCGGAGACCAGCCGGGGGCCCGCGACCCAGCCCATACCGGTCTGCACGATCGGGTGGCGTACCCCGACGAGTTTCGTCAGCGTGGTCTCCATCAGCTCCTGACCTCACGGTTGCGCAGCCCCTGCGGGTCGAGCACCTCGCGTATCAACTCCAGCTCCTCCCCAGTGGGTCCGCGGGTGTACGGCACCTCCTCGGGAACCGTCAGCTCGAAGCCCGTCGCCTCCCTGACCTCCTCGACCGTCACCCCGGGATGCAGCGAGGCGAGCCGCATCGAGCGGTCCGGGGTCGCGAAGTCGAACACACCGAGGTTGGAGACGACCCGCGGTATGCGGTGGTAGCGGCTCGCCGTGGGACCGGCCGCCGCGGCGCTGTCGTACCCCACCCCGCAGATCATGTCGACCTTCTCGACGAAGACCCGGGTGGAGTGCCTGGGGACCCAGTAACTGACCGGATTGTTGAGGGTGTTGACCGGCGCGCCCCGCACCCCGAGAAGCTGCCGCGCGGGCCGCTCCCAGTCGCCTATGCAGGAGATGTTCTGGTTGCCGAACCGGTCTATCTGGCTGGCGCCCATCATCACGTGGCGTCGGCCGCCGGTGACCATCGTGAGGTGCTGCCGGTACGGCAGCCAGCCCTCCACGGTACCGTCCGGGCCGACCAGCATCGCCTCGCCGTCGGTGAGGAGCAGGTCCGGGGCGAAGGTCAGCCTGGCGAGCCGGGCGCCGACCGACGGGACGGCACCCATGGGGCTGGCCAGCACCTCGCCGTTGTCCCGCCAGGCCTCGGCGCAGGCGATCACGCAGTACTCGGCCCGCGTGACGTCGCTCAGTACCTCGCTGCTCCGTACCTCGCTCATCAGCGCTCCTCGTTCGACGCATGCCAGGCTTGTACGGCCGTCTGGTAGTCCTTCTCGCCCCCGTGCAGGAACCGCTCGGCGAACTCCGGCCAGGGCGTGGTCGCGTACAGCCGCTGGAAGTCCTCGTCCCGGTCGTAGTCGGGTGCGCAGGACGTGAAGTGCGCCCCGTTCGGGGCCTCTACGACGCCGGTCACGCTGTGCCGTTTGATCAGCAGCGTCTGCGGGGCGGCCTCCTTCGTCAGCTCGGCCGTGTCGACGATGCGCTCGCAGGAGACATACGCGGTGTCGGCCGCCTCGCAGAACAGGTCGTCGAAGTACGGATCCGGGCCCAGGTACTGCCCGTTGCCGACCCGGTCCGCTCGGTTCACATGGACCAGCGCGGCGTCCATGCGCAGGGCGGGCATGGCGACGAACGTCTCCTGGAGTCCCGTCGATGCGTCCTCGTACGGTGAAGTGACCGTCCGCAGCCCGGGGTTGACCCGCATCACGTCCGAGCCGAGGCCGGCCCGCACCGGTATGAAGGGCAGCCGGTTCGCGGCGGCGTGCAGGCCCCACATGAACATCGCCTCGTCGATCTCCATCAGTTCGAGAGCACCGCTCTCGCGCGCCGAGCGGTAGTGCGGTTCGAGGGGGATCGAGTCGAGGGTCGCGAAGGCGGCGACCAGTTTCCGTATCCGCCCGGCGGCCGCGAGCATGCCGACGTCCGGACCGCCGTACGAGACGACTGTGAGATCGGTGATCCCGGAACGGAGCAGTGCTCTCACCAGTGCCATCGGCTTGCGGCGTGACCCCCAGCCGCCGATGCCGATGGTCATCCCGCTCTCCAGACGGCCGACGACCTCCTCCGCCGACATGGTCTTGTCGCTCACCGGTCCTCCTCTCCAGATGTCTCCTGGCCGAATGTGCTCCGGACCCGGTCCGCCACTCCGCTGAGGCCCGCCTCGAAGGTGAAGCCCTGCTCGAAGCGGTAGCTGCGGCGTACGTCGACGGGGTCGATGCCGTTGATGGCGGACTTGGCGAGCCGGATCAGCTGTCCGTCTTTGGCCGCGATCTCCCGCGCCAACTCCAGGGCGGCGTCGAGGACTTCGGCACGCGGCACGACCCGCCACACCGAACCGTGCGCGTGCAGCTCGGCCGCCGTGGCCGTACGCGAGGTGTAGTACAGCGCCCGCATCAGGTGCTGTGGCACGAGGCGCGCCAGATGCGTGGCCGCGCCCAGTGCGCCCCGGTCCAGCTCGGGCAGCCCGAACGTGGCGTCGTCGCTCGCCACGATCGCGTCCGCGTTCCCCACGAGACCGATGCCGCCGCCCAGGCAGAAGCCCCGTACGGCCGCCACCACGGGCACCTCGCACTCGTACACCGCGGCGAACGCCTCGGCGCAGCCGCGGTTGGCGCCTATCAGCGCACCATGGCCCGTCGCGCCCCGCCGACCGTCCCGCTGCCGTCCGTCTCTCTCCTGCCCGTCGTGCTCCTGCCCGTCCTGCTCCCGCTGTATCTCCTTGATGTCGACACCGGCGTTGAACCCCCGCCCCTCGGCGGTCAGCACTACACAGCGGATCTCGGGGTCGCGGCCCGCCGTGCGCACGGCGTCGGCCAGGTCGAACCAGCCGTGCACCGGAAGCGCGTTCACGGGCGGGAAGTCGACCGTGACGACGGAAATCCCCTTCTCCGGGGACGAGGTGGAGACACCCATGCGCGCATCAGCTACCTTTCCACCAAACATTTGTTAGGTTCGATCTGATGTGAAGGTAACAGCGATTGCCGACCAGCGGGAGGCCCTGTGGATAACCGGGAGGACAGCCGGCAGGACAAGCGACTCGTGGTGGTCACCGGCGGAACCCGCGGCGTCGGCGCCGGGATCGCCCGGGCGTTCGCAGAGGCCGGTGCCGAGGTCGTGGCCTGCGCCCGCAGACCCCCCGAAATACCGGTCGAGGGAGTCGAGTTCATGCCCCTCGACGTGCGCGACCCGGCGGCCGTGCGCGCCTTCTTCGACGCGCTACCTCGCCTCGATGTCCTGGTCAACAACGCGGGCGGCGCCCCGTACCGGCTGCTCGACCGGGCGGACGCCGCCGAGCGGCACGCGCGCGTGATCGAGCTCAACCTCACCGCACCGCTGACCGTGTCCCTGGCGGCGTACGAACATCTCAAACGTGCCCGGGGCTCGATCGTGATGATCGGCAGCGTCGGCGGGACCCGGCCCTCTCCCGGTACGGCGGCCTACGGAGCGGCCAAGGCCGGCCTGGAGAATCTGGCCCGGTCGATGGCCGTGGAGTGGGCGCCGGACGTCCGCGTCAACACGCTGGTCGTCGGGATGGTCCGCACCGAACTGTCCCACCTCCACTACGGGGACGATGAGGGCATCGCGTCCGTGGCCCGCACGGTCCCTCTGGGCCGCCTCGCCGCTCCCTCGGACATCGGCGAAGCGGCCGTGTTCCTCGCCTCGGACGCCGCCGCGTACATCACCGGCGCCAGCCTGCTCGTGCACGGCGGGGGAGAGCGGCCCGCCTTCCTGGACGCGGCGACGGTCAACAAGGCCGCGACTGCCAACAAGAGGGTCAATAAGGGGAGTTGAGATGACCGGAATCTGTTGCGGCCGGGTAGTGATCGTCACCGGGGCGGGACGGGGCCTCGGGCGGGCGCATGCCCTCGCCTTCGCGGCCGAGGGGGCGCGGGTCGTCGTCAACGACCTCGGTGTCGGGCTCGACGGAGCGCCCGGGCCGGACAGCCCGGCCGCGCTTGTCGTCGAGGAGATCCGGGCGGGCGGAGGGGAGGCCGTCGCGCATGGCGGGGACGTCGCCACGCGCGCGGGCGCCGAGTCGCTGATCGCGGCGGCGCTCGATGCGTTCGGGCGGCTCGACACGCTCGTCAACAACGCCGGGTTTCTGCGCGACCGGATGCTTGTGAATCTCGACGAGGACGACTGGGACGCTGTTGTGCGCGTCCACCTGAAGGGGCACTTTCTGCCGCTTCAGCAGGCCGCCGCGCACTGGCGGGCGGAGGCGAAGGCCGGGCGTACGCCTGAGGCGCGCGTCGTCAACACCAGCTCCGGAGCGGGGCTGTTGGGGTCGGTCGGGCAGGGCAACTACAGCGCGGCGAAGGCGGGCATCGTCGGGCTCACGCTGGTGGCTGCCGCCGAGATGGGCCGCTATGGAGTGCAGGTCAACGCCATCGCGCCGGCCGCGCGTACGCGGATGACGGAGCGGGCCTTCGCCGACACGATGGCGGCGCCGGAGCCTGGCACTGGCTTCGACGCCATGGCGCCCGAGAACGTCTCGCCGCTCGTCGTCTGGCTCGGCTCGGCCGCGTGCGTCGGGGTGACTGGGCGGGTCTTTGAGGCGGAGGGTGGGCGGATCACTGTCATGGAGGGATGGCGGGCTGGGCCGACCGCGGACAATGGGGCGCGGTGGACGCCGGCCGAGGCGGGGGATGCGGCTCGCAAGTTGCTTGCGGGGGCGGAGGTGCCGGGGGCTGTGTACGGGGCGTGAGCGCTCCGCTGGGGGCGGTTTTTGGCTGCGGGTTGAGTGTGGCTGGTCGCGCAGTTCCCCGCGCCCCTTGGGTGGTTGGTGGGTGCGGGGCCGCGGTCCGGTGCGTCAGCCCGTCGCCAACAGGGCATACGGCCCCTTGCTGACACAGGGCGTAGCTGTGCCCAGACCGAAGCTAAGCGACGGGCATAGGACGCACCGGCCCACGTCCCCTCCCGCCGGAGGGAGGGTGCCGGTTTCGTCGGGGTGTGGGCTTGTCGGTTCGCTTGCTCTTCGGGGTGCGGGCAGTCGCAGGCTGTTTAGGGGCGCGGGGGACTGCGCGATCAGCCACAACGCACCCGCAGCTGCGACACGACTGTCACACCCCACCCCGGTAGGCACCCCACCCG carries:
- a CDS encoding SDR family oxidoreductase, which encodes MTDVEGPAYVPGHGLLKGRTAVITAAAGAGIGGATARRFLEEGARVLISDAHARRLKEYEGELAAEFEGVAALACDVTDEAQVQALFDTALQLHGRLDIVVNNAGLGGTSDLVDMTDEQWSRVLDVTLNGTFRCVRAALRAFRDGGHGGVIVNNASVVGWRAQVGQAHYAAAKAGVMALTRCAAVEAAEYGVRVNAVSPSLAMHPHLVKVTSPELLEELTEREAFGRYAEPWEVANVIVFLASGYSSYMTGEVVSVSSQHA
- a CDS encoding TetR/AcrR family transcriptional regulator; translated protein: MPTKKKPQVTASPARRSELLGTAAEVFAEQGYNATTVRKIADHAGMLAGSLYYHFDSKESMLEEILRTFLDELWDGYDTVLDAELGPRETLEALVIESFREIDRHRAAVAIYQKESKHLVSQERFAFLADSQRKFEKAWLSTLERGVAAEVFRADLDIRLTYRFVRDTVWVAASWYRPGGQHGPEEIARQYLSMVLDGIAVRT
- a CDS encoding acetyl-CoA C-acetyltransferase, whose protein sequence is MAETYIVEAVRTPVGRRKGGLSGVHPADLGAHVLKALVARCGVDPAAVEDVVFGCLDTVGPQAGDIARTCWLAAGLPEEVPGVTVDRQCGSSQQAVHFAAQGVLSGTQDLVVAGGVQNMTQVPIGFASGRATAPLGLTEGPFAGSEGWRARYGDQPVNQFVGAEMIAAKWGISRLDQEEFALRSHQRALGAIDEGRFARETVPYGDVTVDEGPRRDTSLEKMAGLKPVIDGGTITAACSSQVSDGAAAMLLASERAVREHGLTPRARVHHLSVRGEDPIRMLTAPIPATAHALKKTGLTIDDIDLVEINEAFAPVVLAWLKETGADPAKVNVNGGAIALGHPLGATGVKLMTTLLHELERTGGRFGLQTMCEGGGQANVTIIERLS
- a CDS encoding type II toxin-antitoxin system RelE family toxin — its product is MKYAFRFTATAQRQLRTIDRTSAMRILTALTRLGDDPYRDDADVKKLSGHDDLYRLRVGDFRVAYCIDDGQLIILVVKVGNRRDVYRSL
- a CDS encoding type II toxin-antitoxin system Phd/YefM family antitoxin; the encoded protein is MSETKSIREARAGFASILDKAEAGEATVITRNGTPVAALVPMPDYDALEDAADELLAREALQHLDESTVSMAEVLADLFSETDDRGAA
- a CDS encoding NAD(P)H-dependent flavin oxidoreductase → METTLTKLVGVRHPIVQTGMGWVAGPRLVSASANAGALGILASATMGLEELRRAVREVKSRTDAPFGVNLRADAGDAHDRVRIIIDEGVKVASFALAPSRELITELKDAGVVVIPSVGARRHAEKVAAWGADAVIVQGGEGGGHTGEVATTVLLPQVVDAVEIPVVAAGGFFDGRGLVAALAYGAAGIAMGTRFLLTSDSTVPDAVKAEYLTATVKDVTVTREVDGLPHRMLRTDLVNSLEGAGRTRSLARAVRRAATFRKLSGLTWPALIRDGLAMKHGKNLSWGQVLLAANTPMLLRASMVEGRTDLGVMASGQVAGVIEDLPSCAELVERVMTEAEGVLQELAMADR
- a CDS encoding CoA-transferase subunit beta, which produces MSEVRSSEVLSDVTRAEYCVIACAEAWRDNGEVLASPMGAVPSVGARLARLTFAPDLLLTDGEAMLVGPDGTVEGWLPYRQHLTMVTGGRRHVMMGASQIDRFGNQNISCIGDWERPARQLLGVRGAPVNTLNNPVSYWVPRHSTRVFVEKVDMICGVGYDSAAAAGPTASRYHRIPRVVSNLGVFDFATPDRSMRLASLHPGVTVEEVREATGFELTVPEEVPYTRGPTGEELELIREVLDPQGLRNREVRS
- a CDS encoding CoA transferase subunit A, producing the protein MSDKTMSAEEVVGRLESGMTIGIGGWGSRRKPMALVRALLRSGITDLTVVSYGGPDVGMLAAAGRIRKLVAAFATLDSIPLEPHYRSARESGALELMEIDEAMFMWGLHAAANRLPFIPVRAGLGSDVMRVNPGLRTVTSPYEDASTGLQETFVAMPALRMDAALVHVNRADRVGNGQYLGPDPYFDDLFCEAADTAYVSCERIVDTAELTKEAAPQTLLIKRHSVTGVVEAPNGAHFTSCAPDYDRDEDFQRLYATTPWPEFAERFLHGGEKDYQTAVQAWHASNEER
- a CDS encoding enoyl-CoA hydratase family protein, whose protein sequence is MGVSTSSPEKGISVVTVDFPPVNALPVHGWFDLADAVRTAGRDPEIRCVVLTAEGRGFNAGVDIKEIQREQDGQEHDGQERDGRQRDGRRGATGHGALIGANRGCAEAFAAVYECEVPVVAAVRGFCLGGGIGLVGNADAIVASDDATFGLPELDRGALGAATHLARLVPQHLMRALYYTSRTATAAELHAHGSVWRVVPRAEVLDAALELAREIAAKDGQLIRLAKSAINGIDPVDVRRSYRFEQGFTFEAGLSGVADRVRSTFGQETSGEEDR
- a CDS encoding SDR family oxidoreductase yields the protein MDNREDSRQDKRLVVVTGGTRGVGAGIARAFAEAGAEVVACARRPPEIPVEGVEFMPLDVRDPAAVRAFFDALPRLDVLVNNAGGAPYRLLDRADAAERHARVIELNLTAPLTVSLAAYEHLKRARGSIVMIGSVGGTRPSPGTAAYGAAKAGLENLARSMAVEWAPDVRVNTLVVGMVRTELSHLHYGDDEGIASVARTVPLGRLAAPSDIGEAAVFLASDAAAYITGASLLVHGGGERPAFLDAATVNKAATANKRVNKGS
- a CDS encoding SDR family oxidoreductase; the encoded protein is MTGICCGRVVIVTGAGRGLGRAHALAFAAEGARVVVNDLGVGLDGAPGPDSPAALVVEEIRAGGGEAVAHGGDVATRAGAESLIAAALDAFGRLDTLVNNAGFLRDRMLVNLDEDDWDAVVRVHLKGHFLPLQQAAAHWRAEAKAGRTPEARVVNTSSGAGLLGSVGQGNYSAAKAGIVGLTLVAAAEMGRYGVQVNAIAPAARTRMTERAFADTMAAPEPGTGFDAMAPENVSPLVVWLGSAACVGVTGRVFEAEGGRITVMEGWRAGPTADNGARWTPAEAGDAARKLLAGAEVPGAVYGA